A window from Vigna angularis cultivar LongXiaoDou No.4 chromosome 7, ASM1680809v1, whole genome shotgun sequence encodes these proteins:
- the LOC108338697 gene encoding transmembrane 9 superfamily member 8, which produces MAFWRSLAFSAILLPLFIHGALCFYLPGVAPQDFQKGDPLQVKVNKLTSTKTQLPYTYYSLPYCAPEKILDSAENLGEVLRGDRIENSRYVFKMREPQMCNIVCKLKLDAKTAKEFKEKIDDEYRVNMILDNLPLVVPIKRVEPDSTVYQLGFHVGLKGQYTGSKEEKHFIHNHLAFTVKYHRDTLTESARIVGFEVKPFSVKHEFEGKWDEQATRLTTCDPHAKHTVVNSNTPQEVEENKEIIFTYDVEFQESDVKWASRWDAYLLMSDDQIHWFSIVNSLMIVLFLSGMVAMIMLRTLYRDISKYNELETQEEAQEETGWKLVHGDVFRPPNNPDLLCVYVGTGVQFFGMILVTMMFAVLGFLSPSNRGGLMTVMLLLWVFMGIFAGYASARLYKMFKGAEWKKIALKTAIMFPGIVSAIFFVLNGLIWGQKSSGAVPFGTMFALIFLWFGISVPLVFVGAYVGFKKPATESPVKTNKIPRQIPEQAWYMNPVFSILIGGILPFGAVFIELFFILTSIWLNQFYYIFGFLFLVFTILIVTCAEITIVLCYFQLCSEDYLWWWRSYLTSGSSALYLFLYATFYFFTKLEITKLVSGLLYFGYMLIASYAFFVVTGSIGFYACFWFTRLIYSSVKID; this is translated from the exons ATGGCGTTTTGGAGGTCCTTGGCGTTCTCCGCGATTCTTCTTCCACTCTTCATCCATGGCGCACTCTGCTTCTACCTCCCTGGCGTTGCTCCACAGGACTTCCAGAAG GGAGATCCATTGCAAGtaaaagtaaacaaattaaCTTCAACGAAGACTCAGCTTCCATATACATACTATTCTCTTCCGTACTGTGCACCAGAGAAAATATTGGATAGCGCTGAAAATCTTGGAGAAGTGCTTCGTGGTGATCGCATTGAAAATTCTCGATATGTG TTTAAGATGCGTGAACCACAAATGTGCAATATTGTGTGTAAGCTTAAGCTTGATGCCAAAACTGCAAAAGAGTTCAAAGAGAAGATTGATGATGAGTATCGAGTGAACAT GATCCTAGATAACCTTCCTCTAGTTGTTCCCATAAAACGGGTGGAACCGGACTCTACTGTTTATCAACTTGGTTTCCATGTTGGACTCAAAGGGCAGTATACTGGG AGCAAGGAAGAGAAGCATTTTATTCACAACCATTTGGCTTTTACGGTCAAGTATCATAGAGATACACTTACTGAATCTGCTAGAATTGTGGGCTTTGAGGTTAAGCCTTTCAG TGTTAAACACGAATTTGAAGGGAAGTGGGATGAACAGGCCACCCGTTTGACAACCTGTGACCCTCATGCTAAACACACAGTTGTGAATTCGAACACTCCTCAAGAGGTCGAAGAGAACAAGGAAATTATCTTCACCTATGATGTTGAATTCCAG GAGAGTGATGTGAAGTGGGCTTCAAGATGGGATGCCTATTTGCTGATGAGTGATGACCAAATTCACTGGTTCTCAATTGTTAATTCATTGATGATTGTTCTCTTTCTCTCGGGCATGGTAGCAATGATAATGCTTCGTACACTTTACCGTGATATTTCAAAGTACAATGAATTAGAAACCCAAGAAGAAGCACAGGAAGAGACTGGTTGGAAGCTTGTCCACGGTGATGTTTTTAGGCCACCAAACAACCCAGATTTGCTATGTGTTTATGTTGGGACGGGTGTTCAGTTTTTTGGAATGATACTAGTAACAATGATGTTTGCTGTCCTGGGGTTCCTTTCTCCTTCAAACCGAGGTGGGCTAATGACGGTCATGCTCTTGCTTTGGGTTTTCATGGGAATTTTCGCTGGTTATGCCTCGGCTCGCTTATATAAAATGTTCAAAGGAGCAGAGTGGAAGAAAATTGCCCTCAAAACTGCAATCATGTTCCCTGGAATCGTTTCTGCCATTTTCTTTGTATTAAATGGTCTGATATGGGGACAAAAATCGTCTGGAGCAGTGCCATTTGGAACAATGTTTGCCCTGATCTTTTTATGGTTTGGGATCTCGGTTCCACTTGTTTTTGTTGGTGCCTATGTTGGGTTTAAGAAGCCTGCGACTGAAAGTCCTGTGAAGACAAACAAAATCCCAAGGCAGATCCCTGAGCAGGCATGGTACATGAATCCAGTCTTCTCAATTCTGATCGGAGGAATACTTCCATTTGGAGCTGTTTTCATTGAGCTTTTCTTCATCCTCACTTCAATATGGTTGAATCAGTTCTACTACATCTTCGGCTtcctcttcttggtctttaCCATCCTCATTGTCACTTGTGCTGAAATAACCATTGTGCTCTGCTACTTCCAGTTGTGCAGTGAGGATTACTTGTGGTGGTGGCGGTCTTACCTTACATCTGGCTCATCTGCTCTTTATCTATTTCTTTATGCAACATTCTACTTCTTCACCAAGCTTGAAATCACAAAGTTGGTATCTGGGTTATTGTACTTCGGTTACATGCTTATAGCTTCCTATGCCTTCTTTGTTGTAACTGGATCCATCGGATTTTACGCATGCTTTTGGTTCACAAGGCTCATCTATTCCTCGGTCAAGATTGATTAG